The Candidatus Neomarinimicrobiota bacterium genome contains the following window.
ATTGAATTTGTGGACGTGGATACTGCCAATATCACTGTACAACTCGGAGCTTTATCTGATCGGGTTCGAGCCGGTGAGATTCATGCCATTCTGCATATCGGATCTTCCATTGTGCACCCAGCTGCAGACCCAGAAAATGCATTTGTAAATTATCACGCTGAAAGTGCAGCCCTGGATGACATCCGTGGCTGGCTACGTGACCCTATTAACAATCATCTCCGTCGCCTGAGGCTTGAAGATGCCGGTATTGATGAGTCTGAAATTCCAGACCTCTTTCATTGGTCATGGGTCACTGCCAAAGGACTTTTAAAAGTTGATGAAGAAGGCAATGTTACTGACGCTGGCACCAGCAATGAAATCCGCGCTATCGCTGTTCCCCTGGTTATGATGATGCTCATGTTTATGATGTCAATGATGGGAGCCATGCCACAGCTCAGTGCAGTTATGGAAGAGAAGACCCAACGCATTGTTGAAGTGATCCTGGGGTCTATCACTCCCTTCCAATTTATGCTGGGGAAAATTCTTGGCGGTCTCGCTGTGGCTCTTACCAGCACCCTGGTATATTTGGGCGGCGGTACAGCCTTTATGCAGTGGCGTGGTTTTGAAGCTTACATACCTTATGACATTCTACCCTGGTTTGTGGTGAATCTGGTTGTTCTTTTGTTTATGCTAGGTGCACTTATGACTAGTCTGGGTTCCGTGGCAAATGATGCCAAAGACGCGCAGTCCCTCTCCTTCCCTGCAATGTTTCCCATGATGATTCCCATGTTTATTATGATGCCAGTATTGAAGGAACCTCTCTCAACGTTTGCTACGGTCATGTCATTGATTCCTCCATTTACCCCCATGGTAATGACCCTGAGAATGGCATCACCGGTTACCATACCAGCCTGGCAACCCTGGGCCGGTCTTGCCGGTGTATTAATTTTTACGCTGTTTGTGGTTTGGGGCGGAGCACGCATCTTCCGATCAGCCATTCTCATGCAGGGTGTGCCACTTAAATTTTCAAACATTATGCGTTGGATGACCAAAGGCTAAGGAGGGCAACACATGACTGAGAAAAAAATATATACCTGGGCAAAAGAACACTCTCGAGGACGTAGCTATCATTTTCAACTCAGCCCTAAACTCCAGGGCAAAATCACGCGCAAAGGCCTGTGGAGCCCTGATGGCTACGGCGAATTGGGTGCTCGCAATCTACGCTTCAGTTCCAATGGGAAAGCCAATATGAGCTTAAAGGTTATTGATGGTTCTTCCCAGGAGCAGGTGGGAAAATTCAATTTTTACTGGAAAGATTTCCAAAAGAGCAAGCTTGAGCTAAACAGCGGAAGTACCTACTATTTTCGTTCCACCAGTTTGCTGAGAGGTATCTGGAGCTGGATCAAGAAAGATGCAGTAACTGAACAATATATCTTTACGGTAGATAGTCCATTTCATCGATCTGGGACCATTGAAAGCCCGGCAAAGGAGCTGCCAGCATTGGAGCGTGATATTCTACTACTTCTGGGACTGCAGCTCCAGCACTACATCAATATCTGGCTGATCACCATTA
Protein-coding sequences here:
- a CDS encoding ABC transporter permease, with the protein product MYKVLRLALREYYAAVRTKGFIIGLIMLPVFMSGSIIAMALLKDHVDIRERHIVVVDESGQFSEMLIEAASIRNTQHIFDAEDSSQVKPVYNIEFVDVDTANITVQLGALSDRVRAGEIHAILHIGSSIVHPAADPENAFVNYHAESAALDDIRGWLRDPINNHLRRLRLEDAGIDESEIPDLFHWSWVTAKGLLKVDEEGNVTDAGTSNEIRAIAVPLVMMMLMFMMSMMGAMPQLSAVMEEKTQRIVEVILGSITPFQFMLGKILGGLAVALTSTLVYLGGGTAFMQWRGFEAYIPYDILPWFVVNLVVLLFMLGALMTSLGSVANDAKDAQSLSFPAMFPMMIPMFIMMPVLKEPLSTFATVMSLIPPFTPMVMTLRMASPVTIPAWQPWAGLAGVLIFTLFVVWGGARIFRSAILMQGVPLKFSNIMRWMTKG